The Thermosipho japonicus region AATAATTGAAAAACAAAATATAACCTCTGGAGGTGAGATTATTAAAAACCTGGGTTTATCCATTAAAATATTGATCATAACTTCTATTTTAGGCATTTTCATGATTTTACTTGGAGTTTATTCTATAAACTCAATGAAAGCATCGCTTGTAGAAAACGAAAAGGCTTTATTGGGAAACGACACTAACTACTTCTCAGAAAAATTATGGAGCCAAATCAACTTTTACTCTCAGATACTAAACAACCTGGATTTAAACATTAAGAATGAAAGCCTCAATAACGTTATGAACTTATTCAAAAACACAAAAAACGGATATGAGAACCTAGTGTTTGTTTATGTTGCTGCTGAAAAAGATATATATATCTATCCTAACATTGAAATCCCAGAAGACTTTGATCCAACTACACAACCATGGTACAAAGATGCAATTAAAAAGAGAGGGAAAATTGCTATTTCAGAACCATATAAAGACAGTATTGCAAATAAATTCCTCATGACTCTTTCTAAGAAAACTTCTTTAAATAGTAAAGATGCAGTTTTAGCAATCGATATTGATATAACGAAACTTTCAGAGGAAATAATATCTCTTGATTCAAATACTTCAAATGAAACACATATACTTTTCAGTAGCCAAGGAAATATTATTTTACACTCGAACTCAGAGTTTATAGGAGCAGATGCTAGTCAAACAACTTTATTCAAAAAAATAAGCAACAATTCAAAAGCAGGAATATTTGAACTAAAAGACGATGATGGCAAAAAGTTACTTGTAAGTTTTAATAAACTTCCAAACGGTTGGATATTTGCAAGTATAGCTGATAAAGACACTCTTCTTAGAACCGTCAATAAAGAAACAGTTAATCTGGTAATAATATTTATTATAGGTTTTGCTGTAAGTATAGGCTTTGGACAATTAATTTCAAATAAATTCATTATAAAACCTTTAAAAAATATCACAGAAGCTTCAAAAACAGTATCTGAAGGCGACTTAACAGTAAGAGTAAACTATTTCTCGAAAGATGAAATAGGAAACCTTTCGAACTCTCTTATTCAAATGATAGACTCTTTAAACCAAATAGTTAAAAACATTGAACTAAATGCCAAAGAAGTCGAAGATGAAGCTAAAAAAGTTTCAAACTTTTCAGAAATCTCTAAAGAACAAATAGAAAATCTTGTACGAAAATTCAGTGAAATAGCTTCAGAAGCTACAAATGCTTCTGCTGCTGTTCAACAAGTAACAGCCGCAGTCCAGGAAGTAGCAAGTACTGCTCAAACTGTTTCAAGTGCTGCACAAAATCTTAGTGAAAATGCTCAAAATGTTACTGAACTCTCAAAGAAAGGACAAAATGAAATAATAAACATTTCTCAAATAATAGAGCAAACAAAAGAAAAAGCAGAGTTTACCCAAAATGTAGTTGAAAACCTATCAAAAAGAGCAAAAAATATAAACAAAATAGTTGAAACAATCAATTCAATTGCGGAACAAACAAACTTGCTTGCATTAAACGCAGCAATAGAAGCAGCAAGGGCTGGTGAAGCAGGAAAAGGATTTGCAGTTGTTGCTGATGAAATAAGAAAACTTGCTGAAGAAAGTAAGGTTGCAACAGAAAATATCTCAAAAATATTGAACGAAATTCTCAAAGAAAGTATTAATGCAAGTCAAGCTACTAAAGAAACAAATGAAATTGTTTTAACTGCAACAAAACAAGCTATATCAGTTAAAGAAAGCTTTGAAAACATTCTAAATAATATTATGGAAATGACAAATATGGTAGAAAACCTTGCCGCAAGCGCACAAGAGCAAAGTGCAAGCACTGAAGAAATGAGTTCAGCTATGGATACTATTAACTCTTCTATACTCTCAATCTCATCAAATCTTGAAGAAGCATCAAACGAACTAATCAAACAAGAAGATTTAATAAAAGAAACATTTGAAACTTCTAAAAAACTTTTCGAACTTTCTGAAAAGCTGCTAAATTCAATAAACAGATTTAAAGTAAAAGATTAAGATAAATCATCATCACACCTCTCCGCCTTGTGCGGAGAGTTTTTTATAACATTCCACGGTTATCCTTTTACAAATTAAATGTACATAAACGAAACAAAATTTTTATAGTAAAATTCAGTCGATGTGTAGTAGTGTAAAAAGTCCTGGAGATCGACTGAAAAAAATAAAAAATTTATGTAACTCCAAAGTATTTTACGTTAATATTGTTTATTATTTATTATGAGTTTTTCAAAAAGGTTGCAAAAAGTAATAATATGTAATATAATTATAACGTAATCTATAGTTCGTACCTTACCTTGTAGGAATTGAAACGCTTGAATTTCCGCAGTTTCAAATGTAAGTGTCACAGTTCGTACCTTACCTTGTAGG contains the following coding sequences:
- a CDS encoding methyl-accepting chemotaxis protein — protein: MILLGVYSINSMKASLVENEKALLGNDTNYFSEKLWSQINFYSQILNNLDLNIKNESLNNVMNLFKNTKNGYENLVFVYVAAEKDIYIYPNIEIPEDFDPTTQPWYKDAIKKRGKIAISEPYKDSIANKFLMTLSKKTSLNSKDAVLAIDIDITKLSEEIISLDSNTSNETHILFSSQGNIILHSNSEFIGADASQTTLFKKISNNSKAGIFELKDDDGKKLLVSFNKLPNGWIFASIADKDTLLRTVNKETVNLVIIFIIGFAVSIGFGQLISNKFIIKPLKNITEASKTVSEGDLTVRVNYFSKDEIGNLSNSLIQMIDSLNQIVKNIELNAKEVEDEAKKVSNFSEISKEQIENLVRKFSEIASEATNASAAVQQVTAAVQEVASTAQTVSSAAQNLSENAQNVTELSKKGQNEIINISQIIEQTKEKAEFTQNVVENLSKRAKNINKIVETINSIAEQTNLLALNAAIEAARAGEAGKGFAVVADEIRKLAEESKVATENISKILNEILKESINASQATKETNEIVLTATKQAISVKESFENILNNIMEMTNMVENLAASAQEQSASTEEMSSAMDTINSSILSISSNLEEASNELIKQEDLIKETFETSKKLFELSEKLLNSINRFKVKD